Proteins encoded within one genomic window of Falco biarmicus isolate bFalBia1 chromosome 14, bFalBia1.pri, whole genome shotgun sequence:
- the MOSPD1 gene encoding motile sperm domain-containing protein 1 isoform X2 produces MQQQKRQPELVEGNLPVFVFPTELIFYADDQSTHKQVLTLYNPYEFALKFKVLCTTPNKYAVVDATGAVKPQCCVDIVIRHRDVRASYYGVIDKFRLQVSEQSQRKALGKKEIIATLLPSAKEQQQQKEEEEKRIKEHLAESVFFEQTLCQPENRTASSGPSLLTVFLGIVCIAALMLPTLGEMESLVPLYLHLSVNQKLVAAYVLGLITMVILRT; encoded by the exons ATGCAGCAACAAAAAAGACAGCCAGAGTTAGTGGAAGGAAATcttcctgtttttgtttttcctacaGAACTTATATTTTATGCAGATGACCAGTCAACACACAAGCAGGTGTTGACTCTATATAACCCCTATGAGTTTGCCTTAAAATTCAAAG TTCTTTGTACAACTCCAAATAAATACGCAGTGGTTGATGCTACTGGTGCAGTGAAGCCGCAGTGCTGTGTTGATAT tgtGATTCGTCACAGAGATGTTCGGGCTTCTTACTATGGTGTGATAGATAAATTCCGTCTACAAGTGTCTGAGCAGAGCCAGAGGAAGGCATTAGGGAAAAAGGAGATTATTGCTACTCTACTTCCGTCTGCAAaggaacagcaacaacaaaaggaagaggaggaaaaacgAATAAAAGAACACCTGGCTGAAAGTGTCTTTTTTGAGCAGACTTTGTGTCAACCAG aaaacagaactgcCTCGTCGGGACCTAGTTTACTAACAGTCTTCCTAGGAATAGTGTGTATTGCAGCACTAATGCTACCTACATTGGGGGAAATGGAATCCCTGGTGCCTCTCTACCTCCACTTAAGTGTGAATCAAAAGTTAGTAGCTGCTTATGTTTTAG GTCTCATCACCATGGTTATTTTGAGAACATGA
- the MOSPD1 gene encoding motile sperm domain-containing protein 1 isoform X1 — translation MQQQKRQPELVEGNLPVFVFPTELIFYADDQSTHKQVLTLYNPYEFALKFKVLCTTPNKYAVVDATGAVKPQCCVDIVIRHRDVRASYYGVIDKFRLQVSEQSQRKALGKKEIIATLLPSAKEQQQQKEEEEKRIKEHLAESVFFEQTLCQPENRTASSGPSLLTVFLGIVCIAALMLPTLGEMESLVPLYLHLSVNQKLVAAYVLDLKNSHTKLSSPVPLPGRNEDLKETS, via the exons ATGCAGCAACAAAAAAGACAGCCAGAGTTAGTGGAAGGAAATcttcctgtttttgtttttcctacaGAACTTATATTTTATGCAGATGACCAGTCAACACACAAGCAGGTGTTGACTCTATATAACCCCTATGAGTTTGCCTTAAAATTCAAAG TTCTTTGTACAACTCCAAATAAATACGCAGTGGTTGATGCTACTGGTGCAGTGAAGCCGCAGTGCTGTGTTGATAT tgtGATTCGTCACAGAGATGTTCGGGCTTCTTACTATGGTGTGATAGATAAATTCCGTCTACAAGTGTCTGAGCAGAGCCAGAGGAAGGCATTAGGGAAAAAGGAGATTATTGCTACTCTACTTCCGTCTGCAAaggaacagcaacaacaaaaggaagaggaggaaaaacgAATAAAAGAACACCTGGCTGAAAGTGTCTTTTTTGAGCAGACTTTGTGTCAACCAG aaaacagaactgcCTCGTCGGGACCTAGTTTACTAACAGTCTTCCTAGGAATAGTGTGTATTGCAGCACTAATGCTACCTACATTGGGGGAAATGGAATCCCTGGTGCCTCTCTACCTCCACTTAAGTGTGAATCAAAAGTTAGTAGCTGCTTATGTTTTAG ATTTGAAGAACAGTCACACTAAACTCAGTTCTCCTGTCCCACTACCTGGCAGAAATGAGGATTTAAAGGAAACGAGCTAG